TCAGGAGGTCCTTGTCGAAGTCCTCGAAGGAGATGAAATGTTCCGTGCCGCCGCAGGCGTCGTAGGTCATCACGTCGAGGTCGACGTTCTCGGGTTCCTCGTCGTTCATCCCGACCTCGCGACAGCGGATGCAGTCGCAGGACCAGCCGTGCTCGTCCATGCGCTGGCGGGCCAGTTGCCGGAGGTTGGACTTCCAGACGCCGGCGTCGATGAAGTCGGCCGGAATGTCCCGCTGGACGCGCTGCAGGCGCGTGTATCGGGGGATCATGTCCTTGATCTCCGCGATCAGTTCGGCGGCCTCGTCGTTGCCCAGCGGCTCGAACTCGCCGCGGTGCCACCAGTCGTAGGTCGCCGTGTCGCGGACGATCAGCATCGGGTAGATCTTCAAATAATCGGGCTTCCACTCCTCCTCCTCGAAGATGCGCCGGAAGTCCTCGAGGCACATCTCCTTGGACATGCCGGGCTGGCCGGGCATCATGTGGAAGCCGACCTTGAACGCCGAGTCCCGAAGCCGCTGGTTGGCGTCCATCGACTCCTGCACGCCGTGGCCGCGGTGCATCTCCCGGTTGACCCGCTCGTAGGTCGTCTGGACGCCGACCTCGACCTTCGTCCCGCCCAGATCGAGCATCCGGTCGATCTGCTCGGGGTCGCACCAGTCGGGCTTGGTCTCGAAGGTGGTCCCGATGTTGCGGACGTCCGCGGTCTCGTTTTCGGCGATCACGTCCTCGAGGTACTTGAACTCGTACTCCTCGGGATCCTGCGCAAAGCTCTCGCCCTCGGCCGGTTCGGGCTCCTTGTCGACGTCGTAGTCGTTCATCGCCTCGAGGGCGCGCTTGACGAACCACTCCTGGTAGTCGTGCGAGCGGGCGGTCATGGTGCCGCCCATCAGGATGAGTTCGACCTTGTCGACGGGGTGGCCGATCTCCCGCAACTGCTCGAGGCGCAGCGTCACCTGCCCGTAGGGATCGTAATCGTTCTGGACGCCGCGTGCTGCGGCGGGTTCCTCGCCCGTGTAGCTCTGGGACGACGAAAATTCGGAGTCGGGCCCGCCCGGACAGTAGAGACACTTTCCGTGCGGACAGCGCTCGGGCGAGGTCATGATCGCGACCGGCGAGACTCCCGATGCGGTGCGGACCGGCTTGCGCTGGAGCACCGCCTCGAGATCCTCGCGGTGCTCCTGTGGCGCGTAGTCGAGCAACTCGGAGTTTTTCGGCACCTTCGGGGCCGAGTGCTCCGAGCAGGCCTCGAGTTTGGCCTTCTCGACCTCGTCGCGCTCGATCTCGCCCGCGAGGATCCGGTCGACTAGCGTCTCACAGACCTGCCGGAAGGCGTCGGTTTCCGTGGGATCGTCGGAATCGGGCGTCTCGGTACTCACTACTCGATTTTGGTCGCCCGCGGCGAATAAGCGTGTCGGAGTCGCGGCTGACGGCGCCGACGGCCGATGTCGGGCTCCGCCTTACCCCTCGCAGAACGCTTCGATCGAGCCGCGCTTCGGTGTCAGTAGTGGTCGTACTGACCGTCATCGGGAATATCGGCGCGGCCCTCACGTCTCGCGCTTTCTTGCCGAACCGTTAAATCACGCCTGTGTGTAAGATAGCAGACGTGCCTCCCGAGTTGTCGATCGTGCTTTCGGCGGTCGCGCTGCCGTTCGTAGTCGCGGGGCTGACGCCCCTCTTATACCGATTCCTCGGAGAGTACGTCGGCTACGCCGGCGCCGCGGTCGCGCTGACCTGCTTCGGCCTGCTCGCTTCGCAGTACGGCACCGAGGGCCCCGTCGAACTCGCCTGGATTCCGTCGCTCGAGATCGCGATGCAGTTCTACGTCGACGGCTGGGCCCTCCTCTTTGCCCTCCTCGCGAGCGGCATCGGGACCCTCATCTTCCTCTACTCGCCGGCGTACATGCACGGCGAGTCCCACCTCACGCGCTTCTACGCCGCCCTGCTCGCCTTTATGGGCTCGATTATCGGCGTCGCGCTGGCGGCCAACCTCGTCGCGATCTTTCTGTTCTGGGAACTGACCAGCCTCTGCTCGTTCATCCTGATCGGCCACTACACCGAGGACGAGTCCTCCAAGTACGCCGCCCGGATGGCGATGTTCATCACCGTCGGCGGCGGCCTCTTCCTGCTTGTCGGCCTCCTCATGCTGTCGATCGTCGCCGGCGACGCGATCGGCGCGGCGGCGACGTTCGACCTCGTCGCGATGCTCGAGAACCCCGAGGCGATGCAGCAGGGGCTCCGCGAGCGCGGCCTCTTCGTCCCCGTACTGCTCCTGCTGGCGGTCGGCGCGGGGACCAAGTCCGCGCAGGTGCCGGTCCACTTCTGGCTGCCGAACGCGATGGCGGCCCCGACGCCGGTCTCGGCGTTCCTGCACTCGGCGACGATGGTGAAAGTCGGCGTCTACTTCATCGGCCGGGTGCGGCCGCTGCTCGTCGGCGAGGAGTGGCTGTTCCTGTTCGCGACGCTCGGGTTGACGACGATGACCGTCTGTGCGATCATGGCCGTCGCGTCGACGGACATCAAGGAACTGCTCGCGTACTCGACCGCGAGCCACCTCGGGTTGATGGTCGCCGGTTTCGGCTTCACGTCGGTCTACGGCGCCGAAACGGGCGTTTTCCACCTGCTGAACCACGCGCTGTTCAAGGCCGCGCTGTTCCTCATCGCCGGCATCATCGCCCACGAGGCCGGCACGAGAGAGATCGCGAACTTGAGCGGGCTCCGGCGGGACCTACCGATCACCGCGGCGATGACGACCGTCGTTGCACTCTCGATGGCCGGCATTCCGCCCTTCAACGGCTTCTACTCGAAGGAACTGCTGTTCGAAGCGGCCGTGGAGGCGAGCCACTACCACGACATCGGACTCCTGGGCTTGCTCTACCCCGCCGTCGCCGTCTTCGGGAGCATCTTCACCGTCCTCTACTCGCTGAAGTTCCTCTCGCTGTTCTTCGGCGAGCGGCCGGAGGCGCTCGGCCACGTCCACCGGCCCGGCGTCACGCTGCTCGTCTCGCCGGCCGTGCTGGCGCTGCTTGCGGCCGTCGTCAGCGTTCGACCCCAACTCGCGATCGACGCGATCGTCCAGTCCGGCGTCGACGCGACGGCCGTCGATCCCCACGAGATGCACGTCGGCATCCCGACGTCGTACTCGCCCGCAGTCGGGATGAGCATCGTCACGATCGGCGTCGGCCTGCTGGCGTTCCCGTTCTACGACCGACTCCACGACGGTATCCGCGCGATTCCGCACACCCTGCCGCCGACGAGCGCGAACTGGTGGTACGACGCCATCGTCGGCAACCTCACCGGCGCGGGCGCGTGGTTCGGCTCGCGGGTCCACAACGGCCTGCTGCGAACCTACGCGACGTGGACGCTGCTGGCCACCGCCGCCCTCGCGCTGGCGGGGTTCGT
This portion of the Halopiger aswanensis genome encodes:
- a CDS encoding tRNA uridine(34) 5-carboxymethylaminomethyl modification radical SAM/GNAT enzyme Elp3 gives rise to the protein MSTETPDSDDPTETDAFRQVCETLVDRILAGEIERDEVEKAKLEACSEHSAPKVPKNSELLDYAPQEHREDLEAVLQRKPVRTASGVSPVAIMTSPERCPHGKCLYCPGGPDSEFSSSQSYTGEEPAAARGVQNDYDPYGQVTLRLEQLREIGHPVDKVELILMGGTMTARSHDYQEWFVKRALEAMNDYDVDKEPEPAEGESFAQDPEEYEFKYLEDVIAENETADVRNIGTTFETKPDWCDPEQIDRMLDLGGTKVEVGVQTTYERVNREMHRGHGVQESMDANQRLRDSAFKVGFHMMPGQPGMSKEMCLEDFRRIFEEEEWKPDYLKIYPMLIVRDTATYDWWHRGEFEPLGNDEAAELIAEIKDMIPRYTRLQRVQRDIPADFIDAGVWKSNLRQLARQRMDEHGWSCDCIRCREVGMNDEEPENVDLDVMTYDACGGTEHFISFEDFDKDLLIGFCRLRFPNDPVRPELENAALVRELHVYGSEVTMGEEGETDQHQHKGYGRRLMEKAEELAADAGYDKVSVISGIGAREYYRNKLGYHQDGPYVSKRL
- the mbhE gene encoding hydrogen gas-evolving membrane-bound hydrogenase subunit E: MPPELSIVLSAVALPFVVAGLTPLLYRFLGEYVGYAGAAVALTCFGLLASQYGTEGPVELAWIPSLEIAMQFYVDGWALLFALLASGIGTLIFLYSPAYMHGESHLTRFYAALLAFMGSIIGVALAANLVAIFLFWELTSLCSFILIGHYTEDESSKYAARMAMFITVGGGLFLLVGLLMLSIVAGDAIGAAATFDLVAMLENPEAMQQGLRERGLFVPVLLLLAVGAGTKSAQVPVHFWLPNAMAAPTPVSAFLHSATMVKVGVYFIGRVRPLLVGEEWLFLFATLGLTTMTVCAIMAVASTDIKELLAYSTASHLGLMVAGFGFTSVYGAETGVFHLLNHALFKAALFLIAGIIAHEAGTREIANLSGLRRDLPITAAMTTVVALSMAGIPPFNGFYSKELLFEAAVEASHYHDIGLLGLLYPAVAVFGSIFTVLYSLKFLSLFFGERPEALGHVHRPGVTLLVSPAVLALLAAVVSVRPQLAIDAIVQSGVDATAVDPHEMHVGIPTSYSPAVGMSIVTIGVGLLAFPFYDRLHDGIRAIPHTLPPTSANWWYDAIVGNLTGAGAWFGSRVHNGLLRTYATWTLLATAALALAGFVATGAVTATVFGLETPLAIGLVLVVAVAAGLAVVTSDSHVAGVLTLSILGFMVAIFYILGSAPDLALTQLVVETLVLLIFLLVIEEIPEYYEVSLGEYARDAVVSVAVGATVFVTVLVATDARPAGSTDIAEAYANLAVPEGGGTNIVNVTLVDFRGFDTLGELVVVALAAISILTLIVMRAGGTGGADGTAPIEDSTSRTRGDDE